The proteins below come from a single Zea mays cultivar B73 chromosome 8, Zm-B73-REFERENCE-NAM-5.0, whole genome shotgun sequence genomic window:
- the LOC100383317 gene encoding Phospholipase A1 PLIP2, chloroplastic — protein MDVLRFVRAAAAPQPAVAPPASAATVPAQRQRLRMWPRGGGDQPPPVGAASTRGAEPRSPPDEERKAEGAQRGQGNWVLQMLRVQPRWVDAADAEATGGGQEPDEETAAAAAAGAGGVEECASCGCGEDDEGCAVGYGDGDGEVFDRASFSRLLRKASLGEAKEYSMMSYLCNIAYMIPRIQPKCLRRYNLRFVTSSVQDKAGVSNPDQKQERSTKKDESGDQASEAVDDAVPRRGLGTIKPFGAYHVVSSAASYLHSRAMGVMPFGPGNGVKDDHPAAVTSLVSGASGDGLSVDEASFVATTSSVTSMVAAKEETRQAVADDLNSSRSCPCEWFVCEDDQNSTIYFVVQGSESIASWQANLLFEPVKFEEVDVLVHRGIYEAAKGMYHQMLPYVKAHLKSWGKSARLRFTGHSLGGSLALLVNLMLLVRGEAPASSLLPVITFGAPCIMCGGDHLLRRLGLPRSHVQSVTMHRDIVPRVFSCHYPDHVANILKLANGNFRSHPCLANQKLLYAPMGEVLILQPDERLSPHHHLLPPDSGIYHLGGGGGGGGAGTAANAGEGSLPQLRSALSAFFNSPHPLEILKDGAAYGPRGSVYRDHDVNSYLRSVRAVVRKEARRAREAERERWRLLLWWPFGVHGVSSASAGRRGGLVDAVSEAARRAHLLLVVLLPAELLALGALLAVIRFR, from the exons ATGGACGTGCTGCGGTTCGTGCGCGCCGCCGCGGCGCCGCAGCCTGCGGTGGCGCCGCCGGCGTCGGCTGCGACGGTGCCGGCGCAGCGCCAGCGGCTGCGCATGTGGCCGCGTGGCGGGGGAGACCAGCCGCCCCCGGTCGGCGCCGCCTCCACGCGCGGCGCGGAGCCGAGGAGCCCGCCCGACGAGGAGCGGAAGGCGGAGGGGGCCCAGCGGGGGCAGGGCAACTGGGTGCTGCAGATGCTGCGGGTGCAGCCGCGGTGGGTGGATGCGGCGGACGCGGAGGCCACCGGCGGCGGCCAGGAACCGGACGAGGAGAcggcggctgcggctgcggctggcGCTGGTGGCGTCGAGGAGTGCGCTTCCTGCGGCTGCGGGGAAGACGACGAAGGCTGCGCCGTGGGgtacggcgacggcgacggcgaggtGTTCGACCGCGCGTCGTTCTCGCGGCTCCTGCGGAAGGCGTCGCTCGGGGAGGCTAAAGAGTATTCCATGATGTCCTACCTCTGCAACATCGCCTACATGATCCCCAGAATTCAG CCAAAATGTCTTCGGCGATACAATCTGCGGTTCGTGACGTCGTCAGTGCAAGACAAGGCCGGAGTTAGCAACCCTGACCAGAAGCAGGAGCGTAGCACCAAGAAAGACGAATCTGGCGATCAAGCATCCGAAGCTGTCGACGACGCGGTGCCACGACGTGGGCTAGGGACGATAAAACCGTTTGGTGCGTACCATGTAGTGTCTTCTGCTGCCTCTTACCTGCACTCCCGGGCCATGGGCGTTATGCCATTTGGTCCCGGGAATGGCGTCAAGGACGATCATCCAGCAGCCGTCACGTCGCTCGTGAGCGGCGCGAGCGGTGACGGATTGAGCGTGGACGAGGCTTCGTTCGTGGCCACGACGAGTTCGGTGACCTCCATGGTCGCGGCGAAGGAGGAGACGCGGCAAGCCGTTGCGGATGATCTCAACTCTTCGAGATCTTGCCCTTGCGAGTGGTTCGTCTGTGAGGATGATCAGAACAGCACGATATACTTCGTGGTTCAG GGCTCAGAATCAATTGCTTCTTGGCAGGCCAACCTTTTGTTCGAACCTGTCAAATTTGAG GAGGTGGACGTGCTGGTTCACAGGGGCATATACGAAGCCGCCAAGGGGATGTATCACCAGATGCTACCCTACGTGAAGGCGCACCTGAAGAGCTGGGGCAAATCCGCGCGGCTGCGGTTCACGGGGCACTCCCTCGGCGGGAGCCTGGCGCTGCTCGTGAACCTGATGCTGCTGGTGCGAGGGGAGGCGCCCGCGTCGTCGCTGCTGCCCGTGATAACGTTCGGCGCGCCGTGCATCATGTGCGGCGGCGACCACCTGCTCCGCCGCCTCGGGCTGCCGCGGAGCCACGTGCAGTCCGTCACGATGCACCGGGACATAGTGCCCCGGGTGTTCTCCTGCCACTACCCCGACCATGTCGCCAACATCCTGAAGCTCGCCAACGGGAATTTCCGCAGCCACCCGTGCCTCGCGAACCAG AAACTCCTGTACGCGCCGATGGGGGAGGTGCTGATCCTGCAGCCGGACGAGCGGCTGTCCCCGCACCACCACCTGCTCCCACCGGACAGCGGCATCTACCACCtgggcggcggtggcggtggcggtggggCGGGAACGGCGGCGAATGCGGGCGAAGGCTCCCTGCCGCAGCTCCGGTCCGCGCTGTCGGCCTTCTTCAACTCGCCGCACCCGCTCGAGATCCTCAAGGACGGCGCCGCGTACGGGCCCCGGGGCTCCGTGTACCGGGACCACGACGTGAACTCGTACCTCCGGTCCGTGCGCGCCGTGGTCCGCAAGGAGGCCAGGCGCGCGCGGGAGGCCGAGCGGGAGCGCTGGCGCCTGCTCCTCTGGTGGCCGTTCGGCGTGCACGGCGTGTCGTCGGCGtcggcggggcggcgcgggggccTCGTGGACGCCGTCAGCGAGGCTGCCAGGCGCGCGCATCTCTTGCTGGTGGTGCTGCTGCCCGCGGAGCTGCTCGCTCTCGGCGCGCTCCTGGCCGTCATTAGATTCAGGTGA
- the LOC103634696 gene encoding uncharacterized protein yields MDIGLVKRLLRYSKGSDPYLAGVEKFLEFAFKDKPEGIKIYCPCQTCVHTTVQTRDDMYGHLVCNGILENYDEWNFQGNVSVRHTSSPEPNSNIDERYVNVDQLLQDVVGHLYDDTPMTDGQESVQGPNIEAQQFYKQLEDSKKPLWIGCELTQLTLFVLLFNIKSMNKWSNKSFGDLLEVLHMAIPNGNELPKNFYEAKKIISKFGLGYENIDACPNNCQLYWKEKKNDDFCAICKVSRWKDKDPTSVLTKKERKKATPCKVLRYFPIKERLKRMFMCRETTSLLRWHDEERIKDGALRHPADAPVWKRFDEKFLGFAAESRNIRFGLATDRFNPFGMMSSTHSCWPVILVVYNLPPWLCMKDHNLMLSLLIPGPKSPGDRIHVFLEPLLDDLKELFLTGLYTYDASRDESFTMRGAVLMTISDLPGLGMLASHMVHGKFACPPCGENVWTKQLKNGRKSCFMGNRQYIDIDHSYRLDADSFDGTIELRTKPKTYYDRPILDEIITLGDFKNSKTYKSVSSLFKLPYWDDNILRYNLDVMHIEKNVFDNCYGTISNLDGRTKDNLQARLDLVEMNIRPDLHPQEKPSGKFYLPPALFAISKSERRAFCDFLRKVKVPDGYCRNISKCVNVTEGKIVGLKTHDCHVLMQQLMPIGLRGLLPDDITAVIFELSSYFRGICSKVLHVNELDHMEKSIGITLCKMEMIFPPGFFTVMVHLVVHLATECKLGGPVNYRWMYFIERYLGKLKSYVWNKAYPEASIANSFLADECMVFCSRYIEGFATKHNKPSRNDDSLDHTQSKMVGQDSSLFPSVGKSLGKPANFELSHLEKLQAHRYVLYNCDVVNPYLKEHASNLKRKRRGRRLTPKDIEQIQNKEFPEWFRQHVSSLI; encoded by the exons ATGGATATTGGCCTGGTCAAGCGTCTTCTGCGTTACTCTAAAGGTTCTGATCCATATCTAGCTGGTGTAGAGAAATTCCTTGAATTTGCGTTTAAAGATAAACCtgaaggtatcaagatttattgtCCATGTCAGACATGTGTGCACACTACTGTTCAAACAAGGGATGACATGTATGGGCATTTGGTGTGCAATGGGATACTTGAGAATTATGATGAATGGAATTTTCAAGGTAATGTTTCAGTGCGACACACAAGTAGTCCAGAACCAAATTCGAATATTGACGAAAGGTATGTTAATGTTGACCAGCTGTTACAAGACGTCGTTGGTCATTTGTATGATGACACACCTATGACTGATGGTCAagaatcggtccagggacccaatATAGAAGCACAACAGTTTTATAAACAGCTTGAAGATTCAAAAAAGCCATTATGGATAGGTTGTGAACTCACACAACTAACTTTATTTGTGCTTTTGTTTAATATCAAGTCCATGAACAAATGGTCAAATAAATCTTTTGGGGATCTACTTGAGGTTCTGCATATGGCTATTCCTAATGGAAATGAACTGCCCAAGAACTTTTATGAGGCTAAGAAAATAATATCTAAATTTGGACTTGGATACGAAAATATTGATGCCTGCCCAAACAACTGCCAGTTGTattggaaggaaaagaagaatgaTGATTTTTGTGCAATCTGTAAGGTTTCGAGGTGGAAGGATAAGGATCCAACGTCTGTATtaacaaagaaggaaagaaagaaagcaaCACCCTGCAAAGTTTTACGATACTTTCCAATTAAAGAGAGGCTGAAAAGAATGTTTATGTGTAGAGAAACAACTTCTCTTCTAAGATGGCATGACGAGGAGCGCATTAAGGATGGTGCATTAAGACATCCTGCTGATGCACCGGTGTGGAAGAGGTTTGATGAAAAGTTCCTAGGATTTGCAGCAGAATCACGTAATATTCGTTTTGGTTTGGCTACTGATAGATTTAATCCATTTGGGATGATGAGCTCTACACATAGTTGTTGGCCTGTTATATTGGTGGTATATAACCTTCCTCCATGGCTTTGCATGAAAGATCACAACCTTATGCTCTCTTTATTGATTCCTGGTCCTAAAAGTCCTGGAGATAGAATTCATGTGTTCCTTGAGCCACTCTTGGATGACCTAAAGGAATTATTTCTAACCGGCTtgtacacatatgatgcatcaagagATGAGAGTTTTACTATGCGAGGGGCCGTGCTTATGACCATAAGTGATCTTCCTGGTTTAGGAATGCTTGCTTCTCATATGGTTCATGGGAAATTCGCATGCCCTCCTTGTGGTGAAAATGTCTGGACAAAACAGCTGAAGAATGGTCGTAAATCTTGTTTTATGGGAAATCGCCAATATATTGATATTGATCATTCTTATCGCTTGGATGCAGACTCATTTGATGGAACGATAGAGCTTCGAACAAAACCTAAAACCTATTATGATCGTCCAATTTTGGATGAAATCATCACACTTGGTGATTTCAAGAACTCAAAAACTTACAAGTCAGTTAGTAGTCTATTCAAATTGCCATATTGGGATGATAATATTCTTCGATACAATCTTGATGTGATGCATATAGAGAAGAATGTATTTGACAATTGTTATGGTACAATATCCAATTTGGATGGAAGGACAAAAGATAACCTACAAGCTCGTCTAGATCTTGTCGAGATGAACATTAGACCGGACCTCCATCCACAAGAAAAACCTTCAGGAAAGTTTTACTTGCCACCAGCTTTATTTGCTATATCTAAAAGTGAGAGACGAGCATTTTGTGATTTTCTTAGAAAGGTTAAAGTTCCTGATGGTTATTGTAGAAACATATCAAAATGTGTTAATGTTACTGAAGGAAAGATTGTTGGCCTTAAAACACATGACTGTCATGTCCTGATGCAGCAGCTCATGCCTATTGGTTTGAGGGGTCTTCTTCCAGATGATATCACAGCTGTAATATTTGAGTTGTCTTCTTATTTTCGAGGGATATGTTCTAAAGTGCTTCATGTTAACGAGTTGGACCATATGGAAAAATCAATTGGCATTACTCTATGCAAAATGGAGATGATCTTTCCACCAGGGTTTTTCACGGTTATGGTTCATTTAGTAGTCCATCTAGCAACTGAATGTAAGCTTGGTGGACCAGTTAACTATAGATGGATGTATTTTATTGAGAG GTACCTAGGAAAATTGAAATCATATGTTTGGAACAAAGCATATCCAGAAGCTTCAATAGCAAATTCATTCTTGGCAGATGAGTGTATGGTGTTTTGTTCTAGGTACATAGAAGGTTTCGCTACCAAGCATAATAAACCATCAAGGAACGATGATAGTTTGGACCATACCCAATCGAAGATGGTTGGACAAGATTCATCTTTATTCCCTTCAGTAGGGAAATCATTGGGAAAACCAGCCAATTTTGAATTAAGTCATCTAGAGAAATTGCAAGCGCATAGATATGTGTTGTACAATTGTGATGTTGTTAATCCATATCTAAA GGAACATGCTTCTAATCTGAAACGAAAGAGACGCGGCCGTCGCCTAACTCCTAAAGATATTGAGCAGATACAGAATAAAGAATTTCCAGAATGGTTTAGACAACATGTAAGTAGCCTAATCTGA